Below is a window of Microtus ochrogaster isolate Prairie Vole_2 chromosome 5, MicOch1.0, whole genome shotgun sequence DNA.
ACTCAAATTCTATACAGGAAACATCGTGGAAAGggacccctttccttccctgggtTGTCGTGACCGATAGCAGAGGGGCCTGGCGGGGCTCAGGGGGATTACACAGGTGCCCACCCCGTCTCCTTACCTCCTCTTCTCCACTCacgtcctcttcctccccttcttcctcctcatcctcttcctcctcatcttccactAGCTGGGCATACTCATCGTATTCCTCCTCTGTGGGGGATGGGTAACAAGAACACAACAGAAACTGAGGTGACGGGTGGCCCATGTCTGCCCAGAGTCCAACGGCTCGCCAGCACAGACGTGGTGATCACACGATAAAACACACCAAAACATGCTACGAGCCTTTCTCCAAATCACACGTGTGGAAGAGCCTATGTGTGGGTTAAGGCCAGAGACACTGGGGACTGAACAAGAAGTCCTGggcccagggaagcagagaggccaaGTCACCGTAACTCATCCCTCTGAAGAGAAATGACTAGTTCAAGGCCACGCGTGACCCGTGTAGTGGGGGAACAGGGCAGAGGCCGGACCTGGCACTGTAGCACAAGCCCTTGCCATACACCACAGCACCATACCATGCCCCCCAACAGGGAGACACTTATAACCTTTGGGGAAAGAACCTTCACCAAGGCCAAGAGAATATCTGAAGATCTCACAGAAGACCCCAGACCAACATGAAAAACTAAATCTTATGTTTGCATTGACTGGGCACTATCTTGGCTCTTAGCTTTGTTTAAGCTGTAAAGACATAAAGGAAAGCTGCAGAGGACCATGAGAAGGAATTAGGAGGAGGGGCCCttagcctctccttcctccccaaggGGTCTGAATTGCCTATAGACCCCAACTTCCCAGTCTGGGGCCCCTGAGCAGGCCAATGTTGGCCTGCGGTCCTGCATGCAACCACCAGGGGGcgccacaacctctccagcagaaaACTGGTCTACCAGATGAGGAAAGTCCTCCGGCCACCCTCTATTGgcctcttttcctcccaagtcTGGTGTCACACTGGAGAGATACATATAGTGACCTTCCCTGGGGGACTTGAGAAAATACCAGATTTGAAAGGGTGACTATTAACACCTAGCACGTCTCAAGATGTCTTTCAGGAGACAACCAAAAAGACCAgttagggactggggagatgaggTCCAAGGGCTTCGAAAAGAGGAGGCAGGTGGCTGGTCATCTGAGCCACTGTTGCCCTGGGTTCCCACTGTCACCCACCATCCTCGTCTTCCTCGTCGTCATCCTCCACATAGCCCTCAACATCAGAGTCAGGGGCCTCCTTGTTGTCTCTGTCGTAGCCATCGAGGTACGTGACCTGGGGCAGGAGCTTGAACACGTTTTCTCGGTAGTCATTCAGGTTGGTCACCTCACAGTTAAACAGGTCTAGGCTCTTGAGATTCTCTAACTTCTTCtgcaagggaagaaagggggtcAACGGTGAGGGTAATAATTGTGggaagtgggtggggagggggaaacaCCTTAGGAAGAGGCAGCATGGACAGGCCGGAATTACAGCGAGAAGGAAGCCAGGTATGCTCGTGCGTGTGCGTACGTGCGTGCGTGAGAGACTATGCGCGCCCGCGTGTTCCCCTTAGCTCTGCACTTGCCTAGACCTCAGTGAACAAAATAAGCTGGGCTTGAGGGTTTGAACAGTCTCACCCAAGGTTAACTCTTTATTGAGCTTTTGCCGAATTGTGACTGCCTTGAAGTCAACCCTGGACCCGTCCGGTACATGAGCTGAGAGCTTTGGTGCACCCACCCCTGCGACAGGAAGTCCAAAGGGGATGGAAACGACAACATgaactagctcttgcatctaATCATCGCCGGCACGTAGCTCTCCATGCATTAGGTCAATTTATCCTCCAACCCCTGCAAGGCAGAGCTAATTATCAGTGTGCGGCACAGCTGAAGAATGAGAGGCCTGGCCTGCACTCTGTCTGCTAACCATACTGTCGATGAGGACAGGAATAGAAGCCATGGAGGACCAGTCTGTCGGGAGCACTCAATACGATACTTTGTATCAGGTCAGACCAGTCCTGCCCATGTTATCTGTTATCTGGTTGGCTAGTTGGGAAAAATGAGGCCCAGGAAATAAGGAGACAGTTAGGAAGCCAGGCAGCTAGATCCTGACCCCCACACCTCATTCATCAAGGACTCCTTCCCCAATAAgtttctgttgccatggagaccagGTCAAACTACAGAGAGCAGACCCTTTAGGGTCACAGTTGATTCTCTGCCATTTTTGTATGTAGATCCAGGCGATTCTTAGCGGAGGGGCCCAAGGCAGGGGAGGACATCTGAGTTCGTCTTTGTGAGGGGgcccagcacccccaccccaaaacagGTTCCAGTCCTGGGAGGACAGAGGATATCTTATCAATAACCAGTGTGGGATGCTGCATGCAGGGACGTGGGaagatgtgtggatgtgtgctcTCCAAGGGTGACCCTGCCCACTGCTTCATGAAGAGTTTAGACTCGACCCTACACACACTCCCAGCACAGCTGATTCAGAACTTCCAAGATGCTCCTTTTCATAACAGAATGATGACTTCAGGACTCCCAGGCAGATGAAAATAGCTCTGCCCTCTCCTGAGGGGTTAGTGGGAGACCGGGAAAGAACTTTCTGTGGTcagtgagtatgttttattaggTGACCCCAAGACACGGACAGAAAGGTAAAGTCCGAGCTTGAAAAAGCAATGCCAGTTTGCTGTCATCGCCAACTGATGGCCAGTGTGACCTGAGATGTCCAGAGACCGAGAGGTGCCTTATGgacaaggaccttgaaacacgaACCCAAAGGGAGGGCCATTGCTATTGGACCAGTCACTTCTGCAGTGTCCCGGGGCCTTCCTCAAGTCCACAGGGCCTGGCGCTGTGTGTATTCAACAGGCGAGCTTGCTGTCTGGGCTGCTTTTCCCTATTCCCAAAGGATTCTTTGTGTCACATCTTCATGTggtttctttggggaaaaaagttTAAGAATGCTGCACCTCAGGCCTTGGTCATAGAGAATTGTCATTCTGGCCAAAAGTTCTCACTTCTAactggaaaaatgaataaaggaaaaacaagaagtgTCACCCGTCATGTCTGAGAGGTCTTGGTCACCTCCACATCTGCACAGGAAGGCCTGCACCAGGCTCCCACCCGGCACAGCCTCACGCTCCCGGAATCCTGCACCCCTCAAAGGGTGGCAAAGCAGTGAGGACTGTGAACCCAGGCTGAAGGGTCCATTCTCTGCCCCACACTGGGTGCCCATTCTGGCCAGATGACCTGGGTCAAAGCCCCGAAGTCTCCATGGACTCAGCAGAAACAGTTGTCCCCACCTTAGCTCACAGTACAGAACAAGAGTCAAAGAAATGGGGATAAGGGAGTAAGTAAGCTCAAAAGACGAACACGAAAGCTGCCCACACCAAGCGTCACTGCCccaaaggaaaggggagggaccCCAAGGGACTTACCAGCGGCTCTATTGTGCTGAggtcttttattttgttgccaCTTAAATTTAGATGCTTAAGGTTCGGACATTTTTCTGCCAATACCTCCAGGTCCCCTGAGATTCTGTTATCGCTTAGTTCAAGCTGTAGAGGtagagggggggggaagaagcTTTTAACATGAAGGCTGGGGGCCCAAGCCTCCTAACTCCCCAGACAGCCGGGAGGAATCATCTCCAGGGGCTGTGCTGGCGAGTTGGAGCACGCACCTGGCCTTGCTCTTAATTATGCTCCCCAGCACAGAGCACCCGCCACCCCCAGGCTCCTGGCTCCCAGGCACGAGCTGTTTACCTTCTTGAGTttgtttaactttggtaagtTCGCAATAGAAGTGAGGCCTACGTTGATTGTACTTAAGAATTCCAGTTCTTCAAACTCATCTGTGAGGCCTTTGATTTTGCCTTCAATTGACCGACAGTTGTCCAGGACGAGTTCTTTCAcctggaaagggaaggagggtttGAGCGGAGATGGGGAAGGGTCAGAGAAGCAGCCCCCAGGTCCCCCACCCCAGGGTTACATCTTCCGGCTCGCCTGCCCGGATCAGAGCTGCCTCGGAGCAAAGGATGAGCAGCCGGGTCCTTCTGCCATCAGCAGGACCCGGACAGAAGGATGCTGAATAAGGAAGCGCATCTCTAGCACAAGGAACCACTTCAGAGAGGACAATCAGTAGGCTTTGCAGACActgaggctggtgtgtgtgtgtgtgtgtaaaacaacatCCTGCCACACGCTCTTCAACCCCAGCATACAATGAAAATCGGTCACCACTCCCCACAGGCACCAGCCACAGTGCTAGTGGCAGTGCAGGTGGCATCTAGCATCTAGCATCCCTGCCTAGGCCGGATCACCCACTGGAGGCAGGGTGCTCACTTCCCATGCTCAGCCCCCACCGTCCTCTCCCCGCCAGATGTTCACGGCTTGCACAGAACACACTCACACTTGCTTTCACTCCTTCCTTCAGTCTGAGCCTGTGCACTGAGGCCTGGCACTTATCACTGCGATCAGGTCCCCcgactcccccctcccccccataggGGCAGCAGAGGCGAGAACCCCGTTCTAAGTTCTCGTGCCTGGACAACACTGTCCCGGAGAAATTCCCACCAGAAAGGAAATGTTTGGTGCTGTCCAGGCGCAGAACCACGAGCCTCGTGTGGTCCTGAATACGTGGTGTTATTTAATCAAGTGTACAGACAGGCAAGGCATACTTACTGAACCACATGGCTCAGGGATGTGTTCTTCAGTCCCTGCCTACTAGATGGAGACGAGGAAACCTGTACTCCTTAAGATGGCCCACACAGAAGCACGAGGGCCAGCAAGGTCCCATGGCCAACTAAAGGAGGTGCCCTTGTGAGCCCCTAGGTCCTCATCCACTCCCTGTCTGAAGGGGTGGTGGGGAGGTCCTTTGTTTTTGGCCTCACTCTGATGAGGAGGTTCCAAGGGGCAGCTGCTGGCTCCAGTGAACACATCAAATGGGGGAGAAGTCCGAGGAAAGCCAGTGGGTCTCAGGTATAGCCACAAACCGCCCAAGGAGCTAGCAGGTGGCCAAGGTCTCCCCAGCGCAAGCCAGGCGCTTAGGGAACCCAGCACATTGGGGATAGAAGGAACCTTTACCGTGGCGTGGAACTGACGATTGAGCCTCGACCCTCACGTATGCTAGGCGCGCACCttctccctttattttatttaactttttcctatccttttatattttaacacagaCTCTAAGTTGCCTAAGTTGAACCTGAATTCCCCTTGTATATAACTTAAAAAAGGCCTTGAGTTTGTAATCCTCCTTTCTCGTCTAGTGATTTGTGGCACCAGGCCTGGCTGAAAGGAATCTGAAAAGGGAAGACGACCCCCTCCTGACAGCACTTGTCTCAGCGTGTCCTTGCACACCAGGACACTGCCTCAGAGCCAGCTTCAACCCAGTGGCCTCCGGGAAGCATCAAGAATACTCGGTATACTGTACCCTCCAACTTGGGACTTCCCCACAGGCCCACACGGCCCACGGAGCCACCACTGTCCTCTGAGCTTTTCCTTCCCTGGATAAACAGCCCACAAGCCAGTCCTGGTCCATGACTGCCTAGTAAAAAGACGACCTCGCCTAGAGTTTACTCCAGCTAGAACGGCTTGCTCTGATCTTCCATGAGCCCTTGTATTTGGCACTCTGCAGGGAACAGAGTCCACTCCAGGCTAAGTAAGGCAAGGGGGCAGGCACAATGGGTCGTGGCCCTGAAaagccctgccttccttcttccctgtggaTGAAGGCACAGCGGAGTGTTTCATGCAGGACAGCATAGCAGGGATTCAGAGTTCcatctgaaggggaaaaaaaaaagccaggaatgcCACCTTcctctctgaagctttggagcccaGGCCAGGCTCCATCTTCTTGATGGATCTGAGAGCCGAGGAAGTCCAAAAGGTCATCCATCCAGGTCAGGCCACTCACTGGTTAGAGTACCTAAGGGTAAAGCCGGGTGGCCCTCCACTCTAAGGTAAGAAAactgcagagagaggaagccaggctGCCGGGAGCAAACAGATGGGGGAAGAGTGGCTGCGGGCAGAGGGACACGAGTAATAAATGCTGGATCCGGAGGCCCAGTCTTCTTCCTTAACTGATTTTTTCTGGGAATCCCTCCTTCCAGAGGCAGATCCCAGCAAAGATTGCAGACGTGACGTGGTTTGCCTAGAGCAGCCAAAGGTCTCTCTTCTTCATGCCATTAGCCAAGCCTAAGATGGCCTGGGATGGAGAGGTGATGCCGGACAGTCAAGGGAATTCCTCAGGAAGCTGTCTCTATCCTGGGGAGCACAgtgcctctccagctcctgatgtTAGGGCAGGCTGCCCAGCACTTCTACAGACGACCAGGCCAGTCCCCACCTCCCAGCACCACACCCAAACTGGGGGTCCCTCCTTTCAGGGACACTATGCAAGTCATCACAgctactgtttaaaaaaaaaaaaaaagccaactccACCCTCCCCCCACAACAGACATATTTTAAGCATTTCACACAATTTCATTTCAACATTCCAGTTACACCCTGGAGGGGGATTCTCTCTACTAACAGCCACACCAAGAACACCTGGCTTGGgttggaggtgtggctcagttggtagtgcctgcctagcatgtatgaaaccttggatttgatccccagcaccccacaaaCCAGGTGCATTCAAAGTCATGATCAGCTACACAgtcaagtctgaggccagcctgatctgcacgAGATGccgtctcaaaacagaaaaaagaaaaagcaaccctTCTCCTGAAGTTCAGGACGGTCACAGCAGGTGTCTGTCGAACCAACACGGCCAGTGTTGACAGCTCAGTGCAGTGCTCCCCTGAAGCATCTCCGACATTCCGAGGTTTAGGGCACATGGCTGCCCAGATACACTCCACAGGCTCCCATGGCTAATGGCTTCCCTTCAGCCCTTTCCTGTCTCACCAGCTGGGTGGGCACCACTTTTACCCCCTCAGCCCCCAAGGTGCGGAGCTCAACCTGGCCATGGCTCAGATGGCTGAGTACTCCTCCCCACTGTTCCCCCCTGGGAGGGTGTGGGGTCCCCCAAGGAGTAGGGCTGCTTCCACTCCATCTGGGAAACTCTCAGGTAGCCGGTCCGAGGCACCTCCTTTCCgacagggagggaggagtgcCCTGCACAGTTCAGGAGGTAAGATAGGGGCCAGGATATAGACCCTAGGGTTTCAGTATTCTGCAGAAGCCCAGGCCACGCAGGCTCACAGTGAGATAGGCAGGTGAGCTGCCTGAGAAGTGGGTCAAATGGGACAAAAAAAAGTGCAGCCACGGTCCCCTGTGTAAATCATCTAGCTGTCCCCTGCTCTCTCTATGGCCTGCGAGCAAGGGGACCCACCCTGCAGCTGCTATCAGTTCCAACCCACTTCCTCCATACTTGGCAGCCTCTTCTCTAGCCCTTCCATGTGAGGAGAAAATCCCTTTTGTATTCAGGGTGTGCcgcactttaaaataaataaataaataaataaataaataaataaaataaataaataaaataaaggcccACTTCCCTTGCCAAGTCCCGAGTGTGCACGAGCTACAAGTTAAAATTAAACTGGAAATTTGTACTTCGGGTTTAGATGCCCTCCCAGTTCCACCAGCCGTTTTTTAAAACATCCCGAAGCAGTTGGTTGCTCTCAGTAGTCCTGCGACCAGAATTATTACTCCGCGTACACATGCAGGAGTCAATCTCCATTCCCCCAGAGGTCACACCCAGGAGGAGACTGGCACTCACATCCTGCTGGCAGCAGGGAGACACCAGATTCTCCAGAAGTCAGCCTGCCCTTGCTCCCCtgctcttaaaaaaacaaaataaaataaaacaaaacacaacttgttgccccccccccccagttttgcCATCGTTTCTCACCAGTGGGAGCCAAATTTCATGATAAACACTATCACTCACTCGGCTCAAGAACTTGTTTGTTTCAAAGCCACCGAAGATGTCTTTACACATTTATTTCTCAGATGTGACCTTTCTTCTACATCTCCAACACTGCGGCCCCGGTCACTGCCACCATGCTACTTCACACACACTAGAAGGCTGTGACCTCAGCAGAGGATGTGGTTAGGTGATAGCCTGGTCTGCTGGTAACAGACCTTACCCTGGATATGAGACCCCTAATCTGGGCTCAGTGATACCATCTCTGTTCTGTGGAGTCCAAGCACTTACCGCCTTAGAAAAGGGACGGTGACATCTGTTTAACCTATAAAGTGCACACTCCTGCCTCAAAAATGCTCTCAGCTCGTTAACGTCTGGGAAAATGTTCAAGTTTCTAAATGTGACCTAGAAGCCTCCCCCCATCACCTGCCCTTGCACCCAAATCTAGTTCAAGTCCCCCCCCTCCCAGGAAGCCATCCTTGTAACTGGCACTGAGCACCCAGGCTAGGCTCTGAGCTCAGAGGCAGTTGCTGCATGAATCATTTAATCGTGTATTAAGCATCTGATCCTCCTAGAGGTCAGAGACTGTCCTTCCCCATAATCAGCCTAGCGGGAATGCACACCATAGCACCGCTTAGCAAATGCCCCCCTTATTGGGCCAGGCACAATATAAATAATGGGAGTAGCAAAAGAGAGGGGGCCAAACAGCCCCGACACACAGAGCATAAACGGTGTGCTGTAACCTGGCTCTACTCCAAATTCTCCAATCtagaccagtagttctcaacctctgggtagAGACCCCTTAGGGGATGAAGGGCCCTTTCACACGGGTCTcctaaaaccattggaaaacacagatatttacattacaattcacaatagtagcaaaactacaattatgaagtagcaacaaagtaactttatggttgggggtcaccataacatgaggaactgtgttaaggagtcacagagttaggaaggctgagaatggcTGATCTGGCCTCTCACCTCCCCGGGCTTCTAGTTTAGTGCCAACTACCTCGGGCTGGATTAAACAATTAAAGTCCTAGCCCAGAACCTCACCACCCCCTATCTTTACCTGTAGCTGCAGCTGGTTCTGCTATGGTATCCATACATGTGTAGTATCCACATTGAAACCACCAGTGTGGAAACAAAGGCACCCACCTAACCTGTTCCTGTCCTCCGAGCCGCCTGCCATGGGGACTCTTAGCTCAACATCCCAAGCCTTCCGTACTAATCCAGAGAGGCACAGAGTGCCCCAAACACACCCTCTATGCTCAATCTCTACATCTTGTTTTGCCTGGTTTTCTATGCCAACCTCCAGTcatgcttttcctttcctttactgAGAAATAATTGGGTAAATATATGTAGCTTTCGTTTCAACTTTATCAGTCCCTGACTGTTAGGGGCTCCCAACCTAACACTGACCAATTTAGGTTCCAAGTTCCAGGCTTCGAACAGAAGAGAAGACTCAAATCAAATTGACCCTGTGTTTTGTGGTGCTCCTGGGTTTTAACTAGGTCAGCTTTTAAATGGGCCATCCCCTGTTGCAGATCCCGTTTCTAGCTAGAAGGCCAGATCGCATGAGTCAGCGAGGTTTAGACAGAGATAATAGAAGTATGCTTGCGTTTGTTTTAACGGTAAACTCTGTTTACTAAGCGGCGCAGTAAAACCTACAAAACTCAGTCAGGTTCCACAAGGGAGGGACACCGCTCTGGAGAAGTCAGATATTTGTGAAGCTACAGGATCGAGGGCCCAGAGGCCACTGGCTTTCTGCTCACAACCACTGCAAGGTATACATtttgggggctagagaaatggttcagaagcacttgctgctcttgtagaaggcCAGCGTTTCGTTGGTATCCAGCACACAGGGTCAGAGCCTGTAACTCAGCAGGGGAGGAGGGTGGATTAGATGACCAGAATCTCTAGTCTTCCCAGGCAcctgtatatgtgtacacacacacacacacacacacacactttatacaaataaatctaaaaagcaaaacaaaacgcACTTGACTCAACGCGTGCTCTTGTGGGTCTATAagcacacacactgaaaacaaacaccacacttaggatttcattattaattttttgaaccttatttcttatttatatgttTCTGGGAGTGAATCCCGCAGGTGTAGCGGAGCCTGCGGAGGGCGAACGGCCTCCTGGAGGAGCTACAGGGTACCATGAGTGCTGAGAACAGAATCCAGGCCTCcatagagcagcaagtgctctcaactgctgagccatctcttcagccctcttaTTATGGGCCCACAGTCGGGGGAGGTGGGCGAGAGAGATCGATTGTTGAGCGGTTTAAAGAGTCCTTGTTTTAGCGGAGGACCCAGGTGCAGAGCTGGGCAGAGAAGGCAAGGAACTCTGGGCTGggcaattttttcttttctgccacaCCATGCATGGACACCTGACCTACGTCAGAATCACAGCCCCTGGCAGAAAGTAAAGGCACCCACGGCCCATCCACCAAGCTCCCGAGGCTGGAGTTCCCTGCAGCCTCGGCGGCAGCCTGGGCTTGGGGTCTCCACGCCTCTCAAGATCGTGCGTAGTCGTAGCTAGGGGAAAGGTCCTTCCccgctttaaaaacaaacaaaacctccctAAGAATTGAAAGCCTCTCGGGGGCCTTGGATTTTTTGCTGCTGCGTACAAAGCAGCTCGGCAGGCAGCGGGGGAGCACGTGGCGCGGGCAGCGGTGACGCCATCCTCATTACTGGGAGGTGGGAGGGCGGGCCGAGGGAGATCGGGCCGGCTCATAGGTTCAGCAGGCTGGGCGGGCCCGACCGCACCAGCCCGCCAGCCCCGTGACTTGCTCcctcctcaccccccaccccgcgCGCAGTAGGGTGACTTGGGCCTCCACCGGAGTCGGTGCTGGGGACGCTTCCTCTCAGTGGAAAGGGCTTGGTGGTGGTACCCGGAGGCCCTGGTGCAAGGCCAGGCTTGTTCAAGAGGATGTCTACCTTCTGCCCCAGCCCGGATACTCCGCCTTTGCACTCCTCttatctttaagattttttttttttaaatgtgttttgcttgcatactgtgtgtgtgtcccgtGCCCGCTGGGGCCAGAAGAGGTCGTTGGATATTCTGAAACTGGTGAGCcacttgtgggttctgggaaccgaaccctgggagtctacaagagcagcaagctctcttaactgttgagccatttctccagccccttttatttttttctcttaaagcatCGTTCCTGCTTTCCATCTCAACCAAACCTTCCTTCCTAGCTGCCTGGCCCTGCCCTTGTCGTGACTGACTTTGAGGTAACAGAAAGTTACCAGAGAAACCTGAAACAGCCTGGAGGGCTGCTGTGGGGTCTGAAGGGCAGAAGGAATTAGGGGTCTGACTTTGGTTTGGGGGAGGGTACCGCGGTGAAAGAaagatggggtggagagaggtaCAGAAAGTCAGAGGTGATGACCAAACCTAGCAGGCTGCATTCTCTGAATtacctt
It encodes the following:
- the LOC101985580 gene encoding acidic leucine-rich nuclear phosphoprotein 32 family member A-like, whose amino-acid sequence is MDMDKRIHLELRNRTPSDVKELVLDNCRSIEGKIKGLTDEFEELEFLSTINVGLTSIANLPKLNKLKKLELSDNRISGDLEVLAEKCPNLKHLNLSGNKIKDLSTIEPLKKLENLKSLDLFNCEVTNLNDYRENVFKLLPQVTYLDGYDRDNKEAPDSDVEGYVEDDDEEDEDEEEYDEYAQLVEDEEEEDEEEEGEEEDVSGEEEVRRRGGHLCNPPEPRQAPLLSVTTTQGRKGVPFHDVSCIEFECTDIQSSGEAGFRVGTSAGSKGPACFGKWFPVLEMRFLIQHPSVRVLLMAEGPGCSSFAPRQL